In one window of Bemisia tabaci chromosome 6, PGI_BMITA_v3 DNA:
- the LOC140224749 gene encoding uncharacterized protein gives MYPTLPKIWFLSVFVLTQIASPATPCNELSDSKLVTFKTNRQVLSLEGETLIPVVIDLVQYINICGVIERNDALAGMFLSVNEKETNVTGATLSRQKRLIPLAIAVGAGIGTAAWMGYKYIMLNDKIDQLRMEASRQGNYLKKAIITTATNQELQFVAIRRELTHLSIAAKQANCESQRNITKIVFRHWVMNEFDALIESLRSEKLTSTIIPLTQLRELIKNTPELTNTVYQKTPYLLYSTGRIAFNMEEVTRDYLRGVLIVPIIPRRQRVELHAIAKNNAEGKLTLFSPIYVTEGNNLSVTSCRRDIDTYFCTDAQLQSPVMHELTADYLYEDGIFVLNTDQTAVIKTHRHGATSEIKGPAICSYLDTPMVIYKNRLLYTQSSAFHIHQETINLNITPYKVTLKYQRNEIGELEGKLVSTKDLMLTHHVTQFLATIVLNALLTIAIIIISFKLRRNAALLRQIRKEENPLSEVLVMKSLDTDITREFVKVR, from the coding sequence ATGTATCCAACCCTGCCAAAAATCTGGTTTTTAAGTGTATTTGTGCTCACCCAAATTGCGTCTCCAGCTACCCCCTGTAATGAGCTGTCCGACTCCAAACTTGTGACGTTTAAAACCAACCGGCAGGTTTTGAGTCTAGAAGGGGAAACCCTCATCCCAGTAGTCATCGACCTCGTACAATACATAAATATATGCGGCGTGATAGAGAGAAATGATGCCCTAGCCGGCATGTTCCTATCCGTAAACGAAAAGGAGACCAACGTCACGGGGGCGACGCTTAGCCGGCAAAAGCGGCTGATACCCCTAGCGATCGCCGTGGGAGCAGGGATCGGAACAGCAGCTTGGATGGGCTACAAGTACATCATGCTCAACGACAAAATAGACCAACTCAGGATGGAAGCGAGTAGGCAAGgcaattatctaaaaaaagcCATCATAACAACAGCTACTAATCAGGAGCTACAGTTTGTAGCAATACGGAGGGAGCTAACACACCTCAGTATTGCCGCAAAACAAGCAAATTGCGAATCCCAACGAAACATCACAAAAATCGTTTTCCGTCACTGGGTGATGAACGAATTTGATGCTCTGATAGAAAGCCTGAGAAGTGAAAAATTAACCAGTACCATAATCCCGCTTACCCAACTGAGAGAGTTAATAAAAAACACCCCGGAGCTAACTAATACAGTATATCAGAAAACACCGTACCTTCTATATAGCACCGGAAGGATAGCCTTCAACATGGAGGAAGTAACGAGGGACTACCTGAGGGGGGTCCTCATCGTCCCAATAATTCCCAGACGCCAGCGAGTGGAACTGCATGCCATTGCTAAGAACAACGCAGAGGGTAAATTGACACTTTTTTCGCCAATATACGTTACGGAAGGAAACAACTTATCCGTTACCAGCTGCCGTAGAGACATAGACACCTATTTTTGCACGGATGCACAACTTCAGAGCCCCGTGATGCATGAACTGACAGCTGATTACTTATATGAAGATGGAATATTCGTGCTGAACACAGATCAAACAGCTGTAATCAAAACTCACAGACACGGAGCGACGAGCGAAATAAAAGGGCCTGCCATATGTAGTTACCTAGACACTCCGATGGTTATATATAAAAACAGGTTACTTTACACGCAGTCCTCGGCATTCCACATACATCAGGAAACCATTAATTTAAACATCACCCCTTATAAAGTGACGCTAAAATATCAGAGGAATGAAATCGGAGAGCTGGAGGGTAAGCTCGTGTCAACGAAAGATCTGATGCTGACACACCATGTAACACAATTTCTGGCCACAATTGTGTTAAATGCCCTCCTCACAATTGCAATAATCATCATAAGCTTTAAACTACGAAGAAATGCGGCCTTACTACGGCAGATAAGGAAAGAAGAAAACCCCCTCTCAGAAGTCCTCGTCATGAAGAGCCTGGACACGGATATAACACGAGAGTTCGTGAAAGTACGGTAA